Within Candidatus Poribacteria bacterium, the genomic segment CTCGATACGCTCCCACCGAGCGTGGTCACCATGAGCCCGACGGGGTTGATCGGAGAGCTGAAACCCATGATCGTTGTATCCTACGCGGACGATCGCTCGGGTGTCGATGAGAACTCCGTGACGCTTTATCTGGACGGCAAGAAGGTAAGCGCAAAGACGTCGGCCACACAGGCGACTTATACACCCACCAGCCCGATCACTAAGGGCGAACATAAGGTGAAAGTCGAGCTCGCCGATAAGGTCGGAAATAAGACCTCACAGGAGTGGAAGTTCAAGCTGGAGGAGAATCCGCCTACCATCCTCTCCTACACGCCCATGGATGGGCAGTTCGTCAAACCCAAGGCTCCGGTAGTGGTCACCTATACCGATGATCTTGCAGGCGTGGATATCAGCTCGGTGAAGATGTATCTGGACGGAAAGGACGTTACGGCGGAATTGAAGAAGGATGCCGGCAGAGCCGCCTATGTGCCTGCTGAGGAGATGACTCCGGATGAGCATACGGTTAAGATCGAACTGGCCGATAAGGTCGGAAATAAGATGGAGCGGGAGTGGAAGTTCTACGTGGAGGCCGAAAAGCTGGTCGTTCAAACTCCTAAGGTCTACCCGAACCCGTTCAATCCGACGGAGGGCCCGGCGAAGATAGAGTTCACGATCACACAAGCTGCCGTGGTGACGGTGAAGATATACGACTTCTCGATGAGGCTTGTCAAAACGCTCGCCGATTCAGAGGAGATGATGCCAGGGTTGGTGAGTGAGACGTGGGACGGCAAGAGCGAGGACGGCGATGAGCTGGCCAAAGGCGTTTACTTCTGCCAGATCATCGTTAAATCCGCCACAGATGAGCCCAAGACCACGGTTCTGAAGATAGCCCTCTACAGGTGAAGATCCTTTTTGGGTGTCGGGGGACATCGTCCCTCGACACCCCCACGATCTGGGGCAAAGGAGGTTGAGGAATGGTTCGCAAGGGAATGATCGGGATCGTAATAACAACTTTATCCCTTTTGGGACTGATCTCCGCCGGTTTCGCCGGAGACGCAGCACCGTATCTGCGCATGGGAGCGGGAGCCAGATCCATAGCCATGGGTAAGGCTTTCGTCGCGGTCTCCGATGATGCCACATCAAGCGTCTGGAACCCGGCGGGATTACCCTGCATAGAGGATCTGGCCTTCACGCTTTATACATCTAAACTCTCCTTCGACAGAAAACATAGCTTCATCGGCGTCGTCAAGAATCTGCAGGGGAAAGGAGCGGTGGGATTCGCCTGGATCAACTCCGGGACGGAGGATATAATGGGATGGGACAAATCCGGCAAGCCCACCGAGAAGTTCAATCATAGCTCTAACGCCATAGCGCTGTCATATGGATATGCCGCGGAGAAGCTGAACTTCGGGGCCGGTATGAAGATCCTCACCGATAAGTTCTCCGCCAAAGGGTATGACGACAGATCGATGGGATTCGGTGGGGTGGACGTAGGCGTTATATACAGGGCTTTCGATAACACCGTGACGTGTGGAGGAGCTCTGAGGAATCTGCTCGGCAAAATCGGTGGGGATTCCGTTCCGGCGATGCTGGATCTCGGCGTTGCCGTCCAGTTCCTACAGGGCAACAAGGCCACCTTCGCCTTCGATATCACGAAGGAGTTCTCCTCTGTGGATGAAAGCACGCTCTCCGTTAAGCTGGGAGTTGAATACTGGTTGGGCAAAGCCCTGGCCCTCAGGGCGGGTGGATCTCACACGGGCGACAGACGCAGCCTCTTTGCGGGTTTCGGCGTTAGGGTCGCCGGATTACAGCTCGATTACGCCTATAGCCCTGAGGACGATACGGTCAACCGCATAGGCGGAAGCACACACTTTATGTCGCTTTCCTATACCTACTAAGGGGAAGGGGATGAGACCATGAGGATCAGACAGCTCATCGATCTGTTAAAGGTCGGAATCATCGCCTATATATGCCTGATGCTAGGCTGGGGACCGTTGGTCGTCTCATCGTATGCTAAGATCACGATGAAACCGACCGACAAACCCGTCAAAGTCATAACCATAGAGAAGGGGGATACCCTCTGGCATCTGGCCGGTAAATACCTCTCAGACCCCAGAAGATGGCCTGAGTTCAAAAAGTATAACGATTACACAAACCCCGATCTGATCTATCCGGGCGAGAAGATGCAGGTGCCGATCGAGGTCGCCAAGGAGATGAAGAGCGAGCTGGAGAAGGAGCTGGCAAAGCTGAGGGAATCCTACGAGAAGCTCTCGGATCAATTCGCGCAAGCCTCCGAAGAACTGAACATGCTTAGAAAATCGCTGAACGAGCTTAAGGCCCAAAACAGGGGGATCAGAGCGGCTCTGAGGACAAACCAGAGGAAGATAGATCAGGTGAGGAGATCTACCTCCAGTTTGGAGAGAAGGATGACCGGTTCTGAAAAGAGGATGGAGCAGATGCGGAGATCCATGTCCCGGACCAAAGAGGCCAGTGTGTCACAGATAGTTGAGCTTGCCGATGCCAACAAGAAGCTGGAGGAGAAAATCAGCGCCCTTGAGGAGACGATGAACTCCAGGATGGAGGAGATCGCAGCCAAGGCCGAGGAGCTGGCAAGGCTGAGGGAGGAAATGGAGTCGACCTCCAGAAGGGTATCCGCCGTTGAGAAAGCGGTTTCAGAGCTGGATGCTAAGATCAAACGGGCGGAATGGCCCTATGAGAAACCATCCAGGAACAAGAGAATATTGGCTTTCTTGGCAGCCATAGTCGGAGCTACGGCTTGGGCAACGCTCAACTCGAGATAGAAAAGCCGGGAAGGAAAAGAAACCTCAAAAATCCGAATGGACGGGTTTAACACCCGTCCTTTTTTGTTTCGACGATCCCTCCGTATATCGTACTGTATGCCTACATTGGGATCTTATAACTGGGCTGCCGATGTGTCAACGATCCGGTCGAACTCCTCCAAAATCCTTCTATCATCGCTGAGGACATGCTCGAGGTTCATCTTGATCCGGGGCAACGCATCGGATATGAACTTCCCCGCTACAGATTCCTTTCTATCCCATAAAGTTGCCTGATCCAAAAGCAGATATGAGATGTAGACGTCCGCGGCGATATCCACGACTTTGCGCGCCATGAGATCCCGATAGTCGGTATCTGATGCTCTGAGGTGCTCCACAGCTTGTTTTAGAGCATCGTGCCCCTGTCGTGCAAGCGAGGCGAGATCTTCAAGCTTGCCGAAATCTTTGGAACGCATCTCATCCAACGTCTCATCCAGATCGCCCTTGATTATCCTGAGTATCGCCCAGTTGACCTGGATCTGGGAGGTTCCCTCGTAGATGTTGGTTATCCTGGCATCGCGGTAGATCCTCTCGATCGGGTAATCCTTCATGTAGCCGCTGCCCCCATGGATCTGGAGTGAATCGTTGGCGATGGCTATGCACTTCTCGGTGGAGTAGTACTTGGCCATCGGAGTGAGGGCTTCGGCAAGTTTTGAATACCTCCTTGCCTCGGCCTTCAATCCCTTGCGCTCGGCTCCCTCCTGTAGATCAACTGCCTGGCTGGCCGCATATGTCAGAGCTCTGACCGCCTCGGTGTACACCTGCATGTTCACGAGCATCTCAACGACCTGCGGGAATTCCTTGATCTTTTTCCCGAACTGCTCCCTCTCCTCGGCGAACCTGATCCCCTCCCTGAGGGCGGCCTCGCAGATTCCGAGTGATTGAGCCGCTATGGCGAGCCTCGCGGCGCTCATCAGCCAGCTTGTATATCTGGTCAGCCCCCTCCCTCTCCTTCCGATCAGATACCCTGGGGCATCGTCGAAATAGAGCTCGCAGGTGGGGGAACCGTGGAGGCCCATCTTATCCTCGATCCTTCTGACCTTTACGGCGTCGCTTTTCTCCACCAGGAACAGGCTTAATCCCCTGCCCCCGCCGTATCTTTCCGGGTCCTCGCTCCGGGCCAAAACGAGCAACACATCCCCGCAGCCGTTGGTGATGAACCGTTTGGTTCCCCTGATCCTCCAGGTATCGGTCCCTGGATCGTAGATCGCTCGGGTTTGAATCGCTGCCAGATCGCTTCCCGCGTCCGGCTCAGTCAACACCATGGC encodes:
- a CDS encoding Ig-like domain repeat protein, which translates into the protein TGGTASFKVAALKEGEVQVKVTVTDEYDNSATVEWSFTVELDTLPPSVVTMSPTGLIGELKPMIVVSYADDRSGVDENSVTLYLDGKKVSAKTSATQATYTPTSPITKGEHKVKVELADKVGNKTSQEWKFKLEENPPTILSYTPMDGQFVKPKAPVVVTYTDDLAGVDISSVKMYLDGKDVTAELKKDAGRAAYVPAEEMTPDEHTVKIELADKVGNKMEREWKFYVEAEKLVVQTPKVYPNPFNPTEGPAKIEFTITQAAVVTVKIYDFSMRLVKTLADSEEMMPGLVSETWDGKSEDGDELAKGVYFCQIIVKSATDEPKTTVLKIALYR
- a CDS encoding PorV/PorQ family protein, with translation MVRKGMIGIVITTLSLLGLISAGFAGDAAPYLRMGAGARSIAMGKAFVAVSDDATSSVWNPAGLPCIEDLAFTLYTSKLSFDRKHSFIGVVKNLQGKGAVGFAWINSGTEDIMGWDKSGKPTEKFNHSSNAIALSYGYAAEKLNFGAGMKILTDKFSAKGYDDRSMGFGGVDVGVIYRAFDNTVTCGGALRNLLGKIGGDSVPAMLDLGVAVQFLQGNKATFAFDITKEFSSVDESTLSVKLGVEYWLGKALALRAGGSHTGDRRSLFAGFGVRVAGLQLDYAYSPEDDTVNRIGGSTHFMSLSYTY
- a CDS encoding LysM peptidoglycan-binding domain-containing protein — its product is MRIRQLIDLLKVGIIAYICLMLGWGPLVVSSYAKITMKPTDKPVKVITIEKGDTLWHLAGKYLSDPRRWPEFKKYNDYTNPDLIYPGEKMQVPIEVAKEMKSELEKELAKLRESYEKLSDQFAQASEELNMLRKSLNELKAQNRGIRAALRTNQRKIDQVRRSTSSLERRMTGSEKRMEQMRRSMSRTKEASVSQIVELADANKKLEEKISALEETMNSRMEEIAAKAEELARLREEMESTSRRVSAVEKAVSELDAKIKRAEWPYEKPSRNKRILAFLAAIVGATAWATLNSR
- a CDS encoding acyl-CoA dehydrogenase family protein; the protein is MGDNFYLDNPDLKFNMERWVDWKSIVELKVDLDSDECPFSSVEEAIETYTEMLADPVGELAAQRFAPRAEEIDREGCAFEDGVVKLPEAMERNLKELSEAQLMGITLPEEYGGLNFPKTFYTAATEIVSRADVSLMNFFGLQGIAETIALFASEELKERYLPGLCSGELTGAMVLTEPDAGSDLAAIQTRAIYDPGTDTWRIRGTKRFITNGCGDVLLVLARSEDPERYGGGRGLSLFLVEKSDAVKVRRIEDKMGLHGSPTCELYFDDAPGYLIGRRGRGLTRYTSWLMSAARLAIAAQSLGICEAALREGIRFAEEREQFGKKIKEFPQVVEMLVNMQVYTEAVRALTYAASQAVDLQEGAERKGLKAEARRYSKLAEALTPMAKYYSTEKCIAIANDSLQIHGGSGYMKDYPIERIYRDARITNIYEGTSQIQVNWAILRIIKGDLDETLDEMRSKDFGKLEDLASLARQGHDALKQAVEHLRASDTDYRDLMARKVVDIAADVYISYLLLDQATLWDRKESVAGKFISDALPRIKMNLEHVLSDDRRILEEFDRIVDTSAAQL